Below is a genomic region from Zea mays cultivar B73 chromosome 9, Zm-B73-REFERENCE-NAM-5.0, whole genome shotgun sequence.
TGTGGTCCGTTATTCTTTTTTTTCGTGCCTCGCTCCTGCTTCACGCCTTTAGCTTGTCGCTCAGCGTTGTCATCGCTGTTGGGCCGATCGCCATCTGATTCTGATTCGCTCCCGGAGCTGTCGCTATCTGAACTATCTACACAGACTAGGCTCTTCGACGGCTTCATTGTCATACCGATGATACTTCGGATCCATGCCCCCTCGAAGAGGGAATTTCCTGTCGAGGTTGAGCCACCCGTATCCTCCGCATTTGAAGAGGCGCTTGACGATGTGCCGGTCAAAAATGTTGAGGCTGCTTTGCATGCGGTCACGATTTCCTTTTTCGCTTGTTTCAGCTGAGTGCAGAGCAAAAAGAATGATGGAATTAAACATGTGCCAATTTTACAAACTAATTTAGTTTGGACAGTATTGCCGATGGATAAGGATATCGCTACTGTTTCACATAATGGCATAAATTCCTTTGCATAAAGATTTCTAAGAAATATATATTTCCAACACAATCTGACACTGACAGTGCTATAAAGAAGGTTAGTTTCTGGGTCTTCTTCATTCTGTTTCAGATGGTTAACATGATGGCATGGTCCACTTGCTATCGAGTTTGCAAAGAGTGTGATGCTGAACACAAAAGTCTAGAAGATACACATAACTTAAGGGGAAATACTTAAAATTCCAATGCTACAACAGGAGATGACAAAAATAAAAGAGAAAAACGCAAAACTAGCAGAAAAGTTCAGAATGCATACCTTTCCTGCTGTGGTTTCAGCGACCTCTAGAGCAGCGTCACCCGCATTTGCAAAGCGATTGACCCAACCTGCATATAACCAATCACTTTGGAGTCATAAAACAGTTTAATTTTGAATAAGTTTCATGATTGGCCTTCAGTTCAAAATAAAGGGTTTAGTTTCAGTAGCCATTACAGATAAG
It encodes:
- the LOC103638177 gene encoding uncharacterized protein, with translation MGQDVVAHVYDVATAGSDTTVLHINRFFKDAIGLGGIFHTAIQVYGDEEWSFGYCERGTGVFSCPPCKNPMYTYRESIVLGKTNCCILKVNQILRELSWEWPGHSYELLSRNCNHFCNTFCEKLEVSKLPGWVNRFANAGDAALEVAETTAGKLKQAKKEIVTACKAASTFLTGTSSSASSNAEDTGGSTSTGNSLFEGAWIRSIIGMTMKPSKSLVCVDSSDSDSSGSESESDGDRPNSDDNAERQAKGVKQERGTKKKNNGPHCHS